The Streptomyces sp. NBC_00569 genomic sequence TACATCTATACCCGTCGCGGTGGCCGCGGCAGCCGGACCCCGCACGGTCCGGAGCGAAGGACTGTGAGGTGGGAGCCGTGCAACTGACCCCGCACGAGCAGGAGAGACTGCTCATCCATGTGGCCGCCGACGTGGCCGAGAAGCGCCGGGCCCGGGGTCTGAAGCTCAACCATCCCGAGGCGATCGCGCTTGTCACGTCGCACATTCTCGAAGGCGCACGTGACGGCCGGACCGTGGCCGAACTCATGTCGTCCGGTCGCAAGGTGCTCACGCGCGACGACGTCATGGAGGGCATCCCCGAGATGATCCACGATGTGCAGGTCGAGGCGACCTTCCCCGACGGCACCAAGCTCGTCACCGTCCATGACCCGATCGTCTGACGGGGGGAGCGCTTCCATGATCCCCGGAGAGATCCTGTTCGCGGACGAGCCCGTCGTGTTCAACGAGGGCCGCGAGGTCACCCGTCTGACCGTGCTCAACGCCGCCGACCGGCCCGTCCAGGTCGGCTCCCACTACCACTTCGCCGAGGCCAATCCCGGTCTGGAGTTCGACCGTGCCGCAGCGCACGGTCTGCGACTCAACGTCGCCGCAGGGACCGCCGTGCGCTTCGAGCCCGGAATCCCTGTCGACATCGAACTCGTGCCTCTGGCCGGCCGGCGCATCGTGCCCGGTCTGCGGGGCCGGACCGGAGGTGCCCTCGATGGCTGAACTCTCCCGCGCCGCCTACGCCGACCTGTTCGGCCCCACCACGGGCGACCGCATCCGCCTCGCGGACACCGACCTGCTCATCGAGATCGAGGAGGACCGCTCCGGCGGCCCCGGACTCTCCGGTGACGAGTCGGTCTTCGGCGGCGGCAAGGTGATCCGCGAGTCCATGGGCCAGTCATGCGCTACGCGCGCAGACGGCGCCCCCGACACCGTCATCACCGGCGCCGTGATCATCGACCACTGGGGCATCGTCAAGGCCGACATCGGTATGAGGGACGGCCGGATCACCGCGATCGGCAAGTCCGGAAACCCGGACACGATGGACGGCGTCCACCCCGACCTCGTCATCGGCCCCGAGACCGAGATCCTCGCGGGCAACGGCAAGATCGTCACCGCCGGCGCCATCGACACCCACATCCACTTCATCTCGCCGACCATCGTCGACGAGGCGCTCGCCTCCGGCGTCACCACGCTCATCGGCGGCGGTACCGGCCCGGCCGAGGGCTCCAAGGCGACCACGATCACTCCTGGTTCGTGGCATCTTGCCCGCATGTTCGAGGCGATGGAGTCGAGCCCCGTCAACATCGGCTTCCTCGGCAAGGGCAACACCACGTCCGCCGAGTCGATGTACGCCCAACTGCGCGCGGGCGCCGTCAGTTTCAAGATCCACGAGGACTGGGGCGCGACCCCCGCCGTCATCGACGCCTGCCTGAACGTCTGTGAGGACACCGGCGCGCAGCTCGCCGTCCACACGGACACCCTGAACGAGGCGGGCTTCGTCGACGCCACCTTCGACGCCGTGGCCGGCCGCACCCTCCACGCCTTCCACGTCGAGGGCGCGGGCGGCGGGCACGCGCCCGACATGATCACGGCCGTCTCGCTGCCCAACATGCTGCCGAGCTCGACCAACCCGACACGGCCGCACACCGTCAACACCGTCGAGGAGCACCTCGACATGCTGATGGTCTGTCACCACCTCAACCCGGCCGTCCCCGAGGACCTGGCCTTCGCCGAGTCCCGGATCCGGCCCACCACCATCGCGGCCGAGGACGTCCTTCACGACATCGGCGCCATCTCGATCATGTCCTCGGACTCCCAGGCGATGGGCCGCGTCGGCGAGGTCGTGCTGCGGACCTGGCAGACCGCCCACGTCATGAAGCGCCGCCGCGGCCAACTCCCCGGCGACACCCGCGCCGACAACCGGCGCGCCCGTCGCTATGTCGCCAAATACACGATCAACGCGGCCGTCGCACAGGGCATCGACCACGAGATCGGCTCCGTCGAGACCGGCAAACTCGCCGACCTCGTCCTCTGGGACCCCCAGTTCTTCGGCGTCAAGCCGCAGGTCGTCATCAAGGGCGGCCAGATCGCGTACGCACAGATGGGTGACGCCAACGCGTCGATCCCCACACCGCAGCCCGTCCTGCCCCGCCCCATGTTCGGTGCCCACGGCAGGGCCCCCGCCTCGAACTCGTTCTTCTACGTGACGCAGACCGCCCTCGACGACGGTCTGCCCGAACGCCTCGGTCTCGACAGGAAGTTCGTGCCGATCCGCTCGACGCGGGGACGCACGAAGGCGGACATGCGGGAGAATGACGCGCTGCCGCGGGTCGAGGTCGCCCCCGACAGCTTCGCCGTCACCATCGACGGAGAACTCGTCGAGCCCGCGCCCGCCGCCGAACTGCCGCTCGCCCAGCGGTACTTCCTGTTCTGACGGGCCGAGAAGAAGAGTCATGACACGAGCCGCACTACTCGTCCTGGCCGACGGCCGCTTCCCCGCCGGTGGGCATGCCCACTCCGGCGGGGCGGAGGCCGCCGTCAAGGCGGGACGCATCACCGGCGCGGCGAGCCTGGAGGAATTCTGCCGGGGCCGTCTGCATACCACGGGGCTGGTGTCGGCGTCGCTGGCCGCCGCCGCCGCGCTCGGCCTCGACCCGGTCACCCTGGACGAGGCCGCTGACGCCCGTACGCCTTCGCCCGCCCTGCGCACC encodes the following:
- a CDS encoding urease subunit gamma, producing the protein MQLTPHEQERLLIHVAADVAEKRRARGLKLNHPEAIALVTSHILEGARDGRTVAELMSSGRKVLTRDDVMEGIPEMIHDVQVEATFPDGTKLVTVHDPIV
- a CDS encoding urease subunit beta; the encoded protein is MIPGEILFADEPVVFNEGREVTRLTVLNAADRPVQVGSHYHFAEANPGLEFDRAAAHGLRLNVAAGTAVRFEPGIPVDIELVPLAGRRIVPGLRGRTGGALDG
- a CDS encoding urease subunit alpha, whose amino-acid sequence is MAELSRAAYADLFGPTTGDRIRLADTDLLIEIEEDRSGGPGLSGDESVFGGGKVIRESMGQSCATRADGAPDTVITGAVIIDHWGIVKADIGMRDGRITAIGKSGNPDTMDGVHPDLVIGPETEILAGNGKIVTAGAIDTHIHFISPTIVDEALASGVTTLIGGGTGPAEGSKATTITPGSWHLARMFEAMESSPVNIGFLGKGNTTSAESMYAQLRAGAVSFKIHEDWGATPAVIDACLNVCEDTGAQLAVHTDTLNEAGFVDATFDAVAGRTLHAFHVEGAGGGHAPDMITAVSLPNMLPSSTNPTRPHTVNTVEEHLDMLMVCHHLNPAVPEDLAFAESRIRPTTIAAEDVLHDIGAISIMSSDSQAMGRVGEVVLRTWQTAHVMKRRRGQLPGDTRADNRRARRYVAKYTINAAVAQGIDHEIGSVETGKLADLVLWDPQFFGVKPQVVIKGGQIAYAQMGDANASIPTPQPVLPRPMFGAHGRAPASNSFFYVTQTALDDGLPERLGLDRKFVPIRSTRGRTKADMRENDALPRVEVAPDSFAVTIDGELVEPAPAAELPLAQRYFLF